The window TTACGAGCATTTTTGTTCACTGATAGTTTGTTACTGCCTCACTGTTATGAGAATGCACCATGTAGAATGATGCTTTGAAGTCCTTCATCCTTGAGTTTGCCATGTGCACCTTTAATTCAAAACTGTGATAAGTTCAGACGTCTTGGTAACTCCAATTATACCTACTCTCAGTAGCAATATAACCCATTTTGAAGAGGGAGTGAATAGATTAAACACAGACCATGCTTTATTATGCCCTTGCAATATTGAAGAGCAGTGCCTTCTCTCCAGAAGCTGTGCGGTGAAGACTAACTTATTCTCCTTTTTATTATAACATATTCCTTGCAAACATGTTTACTACAAGTGTTTGATCCTTTGAAAGTGTAGTTTCTACCCTGGTTTGAAATGAGAAACAATTTTTTCAAATTTCACTAATTATTTTCAGTCCTCTGCTTAAATTTTCAAAAATTTCTGCACAGGCCGTTCTTAAACCTTAACAACTCAATTATATGATGTAACAGGCAGAGCATAAGTATGTCAGCCTTGTGTGGTGAGCTACTCTCTCGATCACTCTTAACTGTCTAGTTACATGAGACAATATACAGAAAAGTAAAATACATCTCTTCCTGCCTCAGCTCCAGGTAGTATCTTTATTACACACTAGGGCACTCATACATCACAAATAGCATTCATATATTCTATACCATATCCCCATTGTAAACAATAACTATTTTCACATTATATGAACTAAGAACTATAGCCTGAAGTGTTGTTGCCAACAGGTTGCTTGGCTTTACTTCTGAAGAATATATCTGCATAAACATACCTATATGAGCTGTATCATTGTAAACTTCCAGCTCTATATGAAGCTGCATGATTCTTCTGCAAATCCTAGCTTAGATTCTTTAGTATTGTATACAACCCTTTGGTTTCTCTGCTGATAATTCCCAATTATTGCCACCTCATCTTCGTATGAAAGACTTGCAAGAGCCAAACAGATCTGTGATGCATCGGTCTTCACCATATAAAAAATTCCGGTTACATCCACAGTCAGCTCTGCATCTCCCTCAAAGTGCATCTTCATTGTAGGAATGTTAACTTCTTGATACGAACTAAGGTTGAAACAAGTGTCCAAAATTGAAAAACCCGGTGCTGGAGGGTACCCGGAAAACTGCTTCAGGAACTCTGCCTTGATTGCCTTGTAAACTGAAGGAGGCAGCCTTGAAATAACTGTCCCAGAATCAATCAGAATCCCACCACTTGCAAAGCTAGGAACTTGTAAAGCCACTCCCCCAATACTTATACCGGTTAGATTTAGAAAATAGAAGGTGGATAGCTGTGGATTTGCAACCATTCTAGTGTAAGAGATGGGAGTTGAATTCTTGTAGATTGAAGAATCTCCACCCATAACTAATGAACCAGATTCTGCAGCTTCTGTTGAAGGTAAACAGTAAGAGAAAACTCCACCAAATAAGCCAGATGTTTGAGAAACCACCGAGAGACCATCACTCCTTCCCAAACCCATTAAACCAGAAGCTCCCCCAAACAGACCCTTGTTGTTTCTGCCACAACCAAACACAAAATTGTCCACTAGTGTAGTTCCAAGAATGATATGGTCTCTAGCAAGCTCACCCCGAGTATAGGAGCCATCACCATAGTTCACAACATAGTTGCAAGTCTGAGGATTGCTCCCACACACTCCTGAGTTCCCAGTAGCAAACTGGAGAGCCTGACAATTTGTTGAGTTGCATAAAACTGATTGGTATGATTTAGATTCAGAAGGGTTGAAGAGAGGTTCTTGTTGATTGTAACACAATTTACAAGGTCGGCATTGAACCCAAGTCAAGTCACTGCCTGTGTCCACTATCACTGTCATATTTCTACCACCCAATTCCACAGTTACAATGTAGTTTAGTGTTTCTAGCCTTACGCCAGAAGTTAATGGAATTTGAGCTTCTGATACATCTTTTGTAGCAATGCCAGAAATCCTGTTTCGAAATTGGGATTGTAGAAACCGAACATGAAGATCATCCAACATTAAACGTTTCTGTTGCTTTTTGTTCCAGTTAACAATCTTCCCAGCTGAGCAATAATCTCTGTGTTTTATTTCCAATATAGTTGCACCTTTTTCCTTTCCTATAGACAATATAAATGAAAGCATCCAATTTAAAATCTACTCGGAAAAACTGTGAAGCTGAAGATGAAGTAGGCCATTGGGAATAAGTTTGTTATCTTCAAGTTTATATTCATTGACCCACAACAGTGTCACCCAGAGGTCTCTTCCAAGATTTTGCAGGTAGCTAGATATTGTTTATTAGGGTAATGAGGCCTTAAAAGCACACATAAAAGCCAACAATTCAAACTTATTCCAATGTAGATATATACAAAAAGTAAAGCCAAGATAGACTACCATATCAAAAACAGTTGAATGTCCTTACCAGAGAGTAGTCTTTTTAATGGACGCAAAGAACTAAAGCACTTGTAGATCATAATTAAGCAAATAAAGAAGGATCTTGCACATATGTATTAATGTATAACAATCCCAAAGTGGAGAGGATATACAAAACAAAGCTAACAAAAGCTCTATTATGAGCTAGTTCCTTTTAGTACTGTATGCTACAAGAAACACTTACTTGATTTCTGGGAGAGGCAGGCACTAGTCCTGGTTCCAGTTCCACTATGCTGCTTCGAACGAAACTCTTGCAGGTCAAGCACCTTGTTCTTCTCTCTAAAACCCTGAACCCCATTTCTGCAAGTAGCGAGGCAAACAAGAAACAAAAACAGAAAAAACTGCGAAAGAGGATTTGCATCAGCCATTGTACTTTTGGATGATGAATATAAGGAAATGTGGTG of the Fragaria vesca subsp. vesca linkage group LG6, FraVesHawaii_1.0, whole genome shotgun sequence genome contains:
- the LOC101295348 gene encoding protein ASPARTIC PROTEASE IN GUARD CELL 2-like, with product MADANPLSQFFLFLFLVCLATCRNGVQGFREKNKVLDLQEFRSKQHSGTGTRTSACLSQKSRKEKGATILEIKHRDYCSAGKIVNWNKKQQKRLMLDDLHVRFLQSQFRNRISGIATKDVSEAQIPLTSGVRLETLNYIVTVELGGRNMTVIVDTGSDLTWVQCRPCKLCYNQQEPLFNPSESKSYQSVLCNSTNCQALQFATGNSGVCGSNPQTCNYVVNYGDGSYTRGELARDHIILGTTLVDNFVFGCGRNNKGLFGGASGLMGLGRSDGLSVVSQTSGLFGGVFSYCLPSTEAAESGSLVMGGDSSIYKNSTPISYTRMVANPQLSTFYFLNLTGISIGGVALQVPSFASGGILIDSGTVISRLPPSVYKAIKAEFLKQFSGYPPAPGFSILDTCFNLSSYQEVNIPTMKMHFEGDAELTVDVTGIFYMVKTDASQICLALASLSYEDEVAIIGNYQQRNQRVVYNTKESKLGFAEESCSFI